The following coding sequences are from one Bufo bufo chromosome 2, aBufBuf1.1, whole genome shotgun sequence window:
- the LOC120990881 gene encoding zinc finger MYM-type protein 1-like: MYPHKSGFLKRKERKEREEEQEKIKKKNLIFHYFKKPETTQEPNVEQGESSELDMDVRSDTIEGHSQHCELLTISEDLQEEGMAAFEIQNCSTEIVLPEESVSSCTQSAASIEDTSSVAYPFEILSDLETSCSSSFASSSTGPVTMDLCKVDWKDPALWPENLQDKERNQIVLSGLMTEEDLKKMAYRMTLDSDGRSFSEYLLYAKSSNGREKILRDWLRWSDSKHVLYCITCRAFSTNYYHRKDGSILCRSEGFDPSKNTWHRLYTRLPEHERSAQHRKYYLSWRALQRSIGGQGVDFEMQRKLTREAEKFAALLERLLNVTLFLASRNLAFRGCSQRIGDIQNGNFLGTLELVAKYDSVLREHLEKVKQSQEKGKRLPAHYLSSATQNELIDVCGRHVLNVMLSERQQSIYFSVICDATPDVSHMEQNVIILRYVHRDLVKRKWGIQERFLEFFDFFEKTGEEIAEMLLTRLCEHGIDVKDCRGQGYDNGANMSGKIKGVRSRIQQKYPAALFSPCAAHSLNLVGVHAASSSPEMKTFFGSVNRLYVLFSSSPERWSALLDEVGGSLHGLSDTRWSSRIEAVKPIAQKLPSVLKALERVLKSKKLTSAAHSEAEGLLDYFSSFRAIVLATFWVKVLQSFEERNKILQSRSVSIDIGAANIRALSEEMKILRDKWPALLSESKVVADSMEIPKELLNAHQLRKKKADKNVKDLDVEIYFKVNMFFPAMDVIISDLDQRFKSMEEVCKLFAPILNLRTLSEEELKTSTEMLISTYRDDFTESLLTELQLLRKIYAETFTNQLGPLELLNSIYELQLEGIFGEICIALRIFATLPLSVAEGERAFSKLALIKNYLRSTMSEQRLNSLALLSIEHELARQLNFKDLINEFAEAKVRRMSTTNL, from the coding sequence ATGTATCCACACAAGTCTGGATTTCTGAAGCGCAAGGAGAGGAAAGAGCGAGAGGaagaacaagaaaaaataaagaagaaaaatctAATATTTCACTATTTTAAGAAGCCAGAAACTACCCAGGAACCTAATGTTGAACAAGGAGAATCCTCAGAACTAGATATGGATGTTAGGTCAGACACAATTGAGGGCCATTCTCAACATTGTGAGCTGCTCACTATATCTGAAGATTTGCAAGAAGAGGGTATGGCTGCCTTTGAAATTCAAAACTGCTCCACAGAGATTGTTTTACCTGAGGAAAGTGTGTCCTCATGCACCCAGTCTGCTGCAAGTATAGAAGATACCTCCTCCGTTGCATATCCCTTTGAAATTTTGAGCGATTTAGAAACTTCATGCAGCTCCTCTTTTGCCTCAAGTTCTACAGGTCCTGTTACTATGGATTTGTGCAAAGTCGATTGGAAAGATCCAGCACTGTGGCCAGAAAATCTTCAAGACAAAGAAAGAAATCAAATTGTGCTTTCTGGATTGATGACTgaagaggatctgaaaaaaatggCATATCGTATGACTTTGGACAGCGATGGACGTTCATTTTCGGAGTATCTTTTGTATGCAAAATCCTCAAATGGACGTGAGAAGATTTTAAGAGACTGGCTTCGATGGAGTGATTCCAAACATGTTTTATACTGCATCACTTGCAGAGCTTTTTCTACAAATTATTACCATAGAAAGGATGGGAGTATACTATGTAGGAGCGAAGGCTTTGACCCTTCCAAAAACACATGGCATCGACTTTATACACGATTGCCAGAGCATGAACGTTCTGCTCAACACCGAAAGTACTACCTAAGTTGGCGAGCTTTACAGAGGTCCATAGGCGGACAAGGTGTGGACTTTGAGATGCAAAGAAAATTGACAAGAGAAGCAGAAAAGTTTGCAGCTCTGTTGGAAAGGCTTCTTAATGTTACCTTATTTTTGGCCTCACGGAATCTGGCTTTTAGAGGATGTTCTCAAAGAATTGGAGACATTCAAAATGGTAATTTCCTTGGAACTCTTGAACTTGTTGCCAAATATGATAGTGTACTTAGGGAGCACTTGGAAAAGGTGAAACAAAGCCAGGAAAAAGGAAAGCGTCTACCTGCACATTATCTGTCATCAGCCACACAAAACGAATTAATCGATGTATGTGGAAGACATGTTTTGAATGTCATGCTTTCTGAAAGGCAACAATCTATTTATTTTTCAGTGATCTGTGATGCAACACCAGATGTATCGCATATGGAACAGAATGTTATTATTCTGCGATATGTGCACAGAGAtcttgtgaaaagaaaatggGGCATTCAAGAAAGGTTCCTGGAATTCTTTGATTTCTTTGAGAAGACTGGTGAAGAAATTGCTGAAATGCTGCTAACAAGATTGTGTGAGCATGGCATTGATGTCAAAGACTGTAGAGGTCAAGGATATGATAATGGAGCCAACATGTCAGGAAAAATTAAAGGTGTAAGATCCAGGATCCAACAAAAGTATCCAGCAGCGTTGTTTAGTCCATGTGCAGCACACTCATTAAATCTGGTTGGTGTACATGCAGCTTCAAGTTCCCCTGAAATGAAGACCTTCTTTGGGAGTGTAAATAGGCTATATGTTCTATTTAGCAGCAGTCCTGAGAGATGGAGCGCTTTGTTAGATGAAGTTGGTGGTTCTTTACATGGccttagtgacaccagatggAGTTCCAGGATTGAAGCAGTAAAGCCAATCGCACAAAAGCTTCCAAGTGTTCTGAAAGCTTTGGAAAGAGTGCTGAAAAGTAAAAAACTGACAAGTGCTGCACACTCTGAAGCGGAAGGGCTGCTAGATTATTTCTCCTCTTTCCGTGCAATTGTTCTGGCTACATTCTGGGTCAAGGTCCTGCAAAGTTTTGAGGAACGGAATAAAATCCTTCAGTCCAGGTCTGTATCTATTGACATAGGTGCAGCCAACATCAGGGCTTTGTCTGAAGAAATGAAGATTCTACGGGATAAGTGGCCAGCTCTACTCTCGGAGTCCAAAGTTGTTGCTGATTCTATGGAGATTCCCAAGGAGCTACTGAATGCTCACCAGCTTCGTAAAAAGAAGGCtgataaaaatgtaaaagatCTGGATGTGGAAATTTATTTCAAAGTCAATATGTTCTTCCCAGCAATGGATGTCATAATTTCAGACCTGGATCAAAGATTTAAATCAATGGAAGAAGTCTGCAAGCTCTTTGCTCCCATCTTGAATCTGAGGACTCTTTCAGAAGAAGAACTGAAAACttcaacagaaatgctgatttccacATACCGTGATGACTTTACTGAATCCCTActtacagaactacaactcctgcGGAAAATCTATGCAGAAACATTTACCAATCAGCTGGGTCCCTTGGAATTATTAAATTCAATTTATGAGCTGCAGCTTGAAGGGATTTTTGGAGAGATTTGTATTGCCCTTAGAATTTTTGCTACCCTTCCACTCTCAGTTGCAGAAGGAGAGAGAGCGTTCAGCAAGTTAGCCTTGATAAAAAACTATCTCCGATCGACAATGAGTGAGCAGCGTCTGAACAGTCTGGCTCTTCTGTCCATTGAGCATGAACTTGCAAGACAGCTAAACTTTAAAGACCTTATAAATGAGTTTGCTGAAGCAAAGGTACGAAGAATGTCCACTACAAATTTGTAa